The region GCGTGGATTTCCTTTTGATATCGTCGGTTTCGACCTCGACGGAACGCTTCTCAACACCGAGGGTGACCTTGGCGCGGCGGTCAATCACGCCTTGGCGCTCGAAGGTCGCACTGCGATCCCCGCTAATGGTGTGCGCGAGCTTGTCGGGGGCGGTGCGAAGAAGATGCTGGGGCGCGCGCTGGAGGTCACCGGCGGTCCGGTCGATCCGGTGCGCTTCGAGGAACTGCATCAATCTCTCCTTGGATATTATGAGGATAACATCGCGGTCGAGACCTGCTTGTTCCCCGGGGGAGAGGCGATGCTCGACGATCTCGCCGCACGCGGTGTGCGTCTCGCGGTGGTGACCAACAAGCTTGAGCGTTTCGCAGTGACGATCCTCGACGCGCTCGGCCTTTCGCAGCGCTTCTTCACCGTGATCGGGGGAGATACGCTCGGGCCGGGGCGCGCCAAGCCTGCCCCCGATCTCATCCAGCTCATGCTCGAGCGCGCCGGGGTGGCGCAGGGCGAGCAGGCAAGCGCTGCCTATATCGGCGACACCACGTACGACACCCGCGCGGCGCAGGCGGCGGGGCTGCCCTGCGTGGTGGTCGGCTTCGGCTTCAACGACGGTGCGCCGCACGAGCTGGGCGGGACCGCGGTGATCGAGCATTTCGACGAACTCGTGCCCACGCTGGAGCGGATCGGGGCCTGATTTCCGCCATCTGCGGCCCTTGTCTCAGGGCACCTGTGCCTCGCGTGGCAGCACGGTGACCTCGAGCGCTGCATCGGGATCGAGATAGCGCAGCGCCTCGGCGCGCACGTCGAGCGCGGTGAGCTTTTCCAGCCTGCCCGCCGCCGCGAGGTAGCGCGCAATGCGACCTGGTTCGCTCTGCGCGCGATCGACCAGTGACATCCAGCCGCTGTTGGTCTTGAGCCCGTTCTGCAAGGCCTCGAGGATTGGCTGGCGCGCGCGGGCGAGGGTGTCGGCATCGACAGGTGCCGCGCGCAGGCTCTCCACCACCGAACGGATCGCACGGCGCGCCGCTGGCACGTCGGCGACGTCAAGCGAGGCGGTTACCGAGAACAGCCCGTAGTCCTTCCAGTGGCGCGAGAGCGAACTGGCGGCCGAGGGCGAATAGGCCTTGCCCAGCGCCTCGCGCAGTTCGTCGGTGAGTTCGACGCGCATGACCCGTTCGAGCAGTTCGAGCGCGAGTGCTTCGGTGGGATCGCTGTCGTCGCGGGTCGGCCAGGTCATGCGCAGGAGGGCCTGGTCGGCGGGGCCGTCGTGGCGCAGAACGCGCGGCGAACGGTCCTGCGTAAAGGTGCGGGCAGGTTGTCCGGAATGGTCGCGGAAGGCGGCCTCGCGTTCGGGCAGCGCGCCGAAGGTGCGCGCGACCTCGGCGATCACCTGATCCTCGTCGATGTCGCCGACGACCGCGATTTCGATTGCGCCGTGAGCAAGGCGATCGGCGATGTCCTCGCGCAGCTTCGCGAAGGTCAGTTCGCGGTAGGTCTGGACCGGCTGGAGGCTGAAGCGCGGATCGCCGTCCGAGAGGATGCGCCCGAGATCGGCCTGAAGCGCTGCGCCCGGCGTCGCGTGGAGCTTGGCGAAGGAGTTGTTCACCGCCTGCCTATACTGCACTTCGCCCTCGAGCCGGTAGCCGGGATCGGTGGCGAGCGCTGCAAGCAGTTCGAGCTGGAGTTCGAGGTCGCGCGGGGTGGTCTGCGCGCTGCTCTTGAAGCTCGCCGGATCGCTCTCGAAGGCGAAGCCGAGCGTGCGTCCGGCAAGGATCGTGTCGAGTGCATCGCGGCTGTGCTTGCCGAGCCCACCGAGCGGCAAGTAGCTGGCCATCTCGGTCGCCGCCGGATTTTCGGCGGTGTCGAGCATGTCGCCGCCGTCGATCGAGACCTGTACGCGGACCTTGTCCTTTTCCAGAGAAGTGCGGCGCAGGTTGAGCATGACGTTGTTGGCGAAGCGAACCTCCCGGATGCCGAGCTGTCGTTCGACGTGGTCGGAGACCACGCTGCCTGCCCGCCCGAAATCGGTATAGGCGAAGGCCTCGGTAGTGCGCGTATCGGCTTCGGGGAGCGGCGCGCGCATGGCATCGCGCCAGGCCTTGCGCAGTGCGTCCTTGCCGCCTTGAGGGGCATAGCGCCCCTCGAAACGCAGCAATGGGTCCTTGAGCGGCACCGCTTCCTCGCTCATCGCCTTGAGGACTGCTTCGGGCGTGATGTAGGGCGCGAAGGCCTTGAACCGGGCGAGGACCGTGTCCGGGGTCGAGGGGACCTGTCGCTCGGTGACGAGCGCGAGTGCCCCTGCGACGAGACCCGCATTGCTGCGCGTGTCGGCAGCGCCGGCTGCATCGACCAGCTGCGCGCGAATTGCCGCGACCTGTTCGGCGACTTCGGCCTCGGTAAAGCCGCGTTTCAGAGCCTTGCGGTATTCGCCCAATGCTGCGGCCAGACCCTCGCGCCACTTGCGATCGATCGAATCGACGATCAGCCGGGTCGCGCGCCCGGCCTCGAAGACGTCGCCCGTGCCGAAGCCTGCGCCGCGAAACGGCGGACTGGCGCTGCGCGAGAGGCTCTGCAGGCGACGGTTGACGATGGCGTAGCCGATCGTGCGCAGCAGCTTCTCCTGTCGGGTGGCAACGCTGTCGGGTTCGTCCAGATACTTGCCGCTACGCACCGCGGTGATCCGCTCGGACAGCGCCGGGTCGAGGTAGATTGCGGTACGTCCCTTGTCCTTGCGCGCGATCGGCCCCGCACCGGGCTGCGGTTCGGGCTGTTGTGGCGATGCCTGCCAGTCGTTGAAATGGCGGGTTATCGCCGCCTCGATTGCGGCAGCGTCGTAGTCGCCCACGACGATCAGCGTCACGTGCGCGGGCACGTATTCGCGCGCATAGAAGGCGCGCAAAGAGGCGGCGTCCGCCTTGTCCAGCGTCTCGGTCAACCCGATCGGAAAGCGGTGCGCGAAACGGGCCTCGGGATAGAGGAACTGCGTGGAGGCTACAGTATTGCGGTAGTCGAAGCTGTTGCGGTCGCGCATCTCTGAAAGGATCACCCCGCGTTCCCGCGTCACCGCCTCGGGGGCGATGGTCAGCTCGCTCGCGGTCTCGCGCATCAGCATCAGGGCGGTGTCGAGCAACTTGGGATCGTTGGTCGGCAGGTCGAGCTTGTAGACCGTGCGCTCGAACCCGGTCGAGGCATTGGTGTCAGCCCCGAAGGCCAGCCCGGCGCGCTCCAGCAGCGGGACCATCTGCCCCTCCGGCACACGGCGCGAGCCGTTGAAGGCCATGTGCTCGATGAAGTGCGCGTAGCCCTGTTCGGCTTCGGTCTCATCGAGCGAGCCGGTCGCGACGACCATGCGCACGATGGCGGTGCCGGCGGGCAGGGCATTGTGGCGCACGATGACGCGCACGCCGTTCGCCAGCGTCGAGAACCGGTAGTCGGGATCGACCGGGATGTCGCTCGTCTCGAAGGCCCAGCCGCTGGCACGCGCTGATGCAGCGCCGGTGGACTTGTCTTCGTTGGCGGGCGCGAGAGCGACAGCAGCGGGGGCGGCAGGGGCAGGGGCAGGGGCAGGGGCAGGGGCAGGGGCAGGGGGTGTTTCGTGCGCGGCCAGCGAAATCGGGGCCAGCGCGGCAAACAGGGCGAGCAGCAATCCTCTCATCACCAGATGAGTGCCCGAGCAGGGCAGGCTTGCCAAGAGGGCGTCGGGTGCGTGGTACGAAAGTTCTCCGGTCGTTCCGGGACTTGCAGGCAGCAAGGCGCGTATCCGGATGCACGAAGGGCGCCCTCCCGCCGGGAGGACGCCCTTCGTTTCGTCAGCCTTGCGTGCCGGGGCTTACTTGCCGCGCAGCTTGCGGTGCTGCGAGAGGTCGAAGACCTCGCTCGGGCCGTTGTCGTCCTGCAGCAGGCCGAGGCGGCGGGCGACTTCCTGGTAGGCCTCTTCCTCGCCGCCGAGGTCACGGCGGAAGCGGTCCTTGTCGAGCTTCTCGCCCGAGACCATGTCCCACAGGCGGCAGCCGTCGGGGCTGATCTCGTCGGCGAGGATCACGCGGCTGTAGTCGCCGTCCCAGATGCGGCCGAACTCGAGCTTGAAGTCGACGAGGCGGATGTTGATCGCGGCGAACATGCCCGCCATGAAGTCGTTCACGCGGATCGCCATGGCGGCGATGTCCTGCATCTCCTCGTTCGAGGCCCAGCCGAAGCACGCGATGTGCTCTTCGGCGACGAGCGGATCGCCCAGTGCGTCGTCCTTGTAGCAGTACTCGATCAGGGTGTGCGGCAGCATCTCGCCCTCGGGGATGCCGAGGCGCTTGGAGATGGAGCCGGCGGCCACGTTGCGCACCACGACCTCGATCGGGATGATCTCGACCTGGCGAACGAGCTGTTCGCGCATGTTGAGGCGGCGGATGAAGTGGTTGGGGACGCCGATGTGGTTGAGGCGCGTGAACACGTACTCGCTGATGCGGTTGTTGATCACGCCCTTGCCCTGGATCGTGCCCTTCTTCTGGGCATTGAACGCGGTGGCGTCATCCTTGAAGTACTGGATCAGGGTGCCCGGCTCCGGACCCTCGTAGAGGATCTTGGCCTTGCCTTCGTAGATCTGGCGGCGACGGGACATCGTGTGTGATCCTTGCACTGGTAAGCGTGTTCGAAATAGCAAACCCCGACGCCTTGCCGTCGCTTGCACGACTGCGCGGGCCGGGGCATTCGAGGCGAGCATATAGTGGATGCGGGGCCAAAATCAAACTGTCCCGGCAAAGGCCGCAAAAACTGGCGGGTCTCGGGGCGCAAAGGCTCAGGAAGCGGTGAATTCCTCGACGAGGTGACTGGCGGCAAGCGAGACCTCGTGCCAGGTCTGTGCGAAGCCTTCCGCTCCACCGAAGTAGGGATCGGCGACCGACCGACCTTGCATTCCCGGCACGTGGTCCAGCAGCAGATCAAGGCTCGCGTTGGCCTGCACGGGGCGGATCGCTTCGAGGTCCTCCAGGTTCTGCGTATCGAGTGCAAGGACATGATCGAAGCGGGTAAAGTCCGCCGCCGAGACCTGCCGGGCGCGATACTGGGAGATGTCTATGCCGTGGCGCTGCGCCTCGGCGCGCGCGCGCGGATCGGGCGCCTCGCCGATATGCCACGAACCGGTGCCGGCCGAGTCGACGGTGAGATGGACGCCCGCCGCTTCGGCTGCGTGACGAAGCGCCGCCTCGGCAAGGGGCGAGCGACAGATGTTTCCAAGGCAGACGAACAGGACGGAGCGCATTGGCGCATCGGGCAACCGTGACTGGAGAGAGGGCTTCGGCTCGGACATGCTCCCTGTTAGCGTCCGCTCGCGCCGACGTCACCCGCGCCGTTGCAGGCCCACCCGATCTGCACGCGCGGCTCTTGCGTCATCCAGCGCGCAGGAAATCCATGAAACGGCTGACCAGCGAGGGTTCGTCGAGCGGTTGGATCGGCCCGTGGATGCGCAGACGCTTGTTGGGATCGAGTGGCGCGCGGCTGGCGCCGTCGGGAGCGGGGGAAAGCGTCTTCCCGAGCGGGTGCGAGGAGCGCTGCAAGTCTGGGTTCTGGTGCAACATGGCCTGTCTTTCCGCCTTGACGAGATGGGGGGCTTGCCTGCGCCGGACCGGTTCGCCCTTGCAGGTCATCCACGATATTTCGCGAGTGCTTGCCTTCCGGCGCAGCGTACCCTCGGGCCTGGTCCGGCGAGTCCTTTGTGCTCGATCCTTCGAGACGAATGCCGCGCCGTTACGTCCTTTCTGGCGCAGGCCGCGTAACGCTTTTGTTACCGGCTACACTGCGGAAACGACGGAAGAGGACAGGCTGCGTGCGGTTGGCGTTCGAACAGGGCCTGCTGGTACGCGACAGTCTGTCAGCCGGTCTCTCAGTTCTCGCCCGAAACGGGTTGTACGCGCGTTGCACCGCTGTGCGCTTCCTGCGAAAGGCGCGTGATCATCGCCGAGACTTCGCTGCCCATGAAGGGCTTGGCGATCATCGGGCGCTGGGCATGGTTCTCGGGCAGATGCTCGCGGTCATAGCCACTGACGAAGGCAAAGGGCGTCGCGCGGGCGGCCAGTTCGTCGGCCACGGGCGTGATCCGCTCGCCGTTGAGGTTACCGTCGAGCAGCGCCACATCGGGGTTTTCGCGGGCAATCATCGACAGGGCCTGTTCGCATGAAGTCGCAGGGCCAAGGGGAAGCCCACCGGCATCCTCGATCTCCATAGCCAGTTCCATGGCCACCAGCGGTTCGTCCTCGACGATGAGCACCTTGAAGCCGGTGGTCGCGGCGTCGGGCCGGGCAGGCGCGGTGTCGCGAGTGCTTTCGCGAGCCGTGTCGTCTCCCTGCGCCGTCGCGGGGCCGGTCGCGGGAGCATCGCTGGCGACAGGCACGACCGGGAGAGGGTGCGCGCTATCCGGGGCGTCGTGCGGCGGCTCTCCTGCGCTGCCAGAGGTTTGCCTGGAGGTTTGTAGTGCAGGGGCGACCGGGATTGCAGCGCCCACGGCCAGTGCGGGCGCGTTCTGGCTGTGGGCCAAGCGGTCGTTATCGGCTTCGACCAGCGCAGCGGCGAGAGGCTCGCCAGAGAAACCGGGGGCTTGCATCGGCTCCCCGGGAGGAGAGACCCTGGCAAGGCCGGACATGTCCGGCATCCCGCCAGCGTCGCCCGCCGCCGGGGACCCCAGTGGCGCGGCGCCCGTTTCGTCGTTCTCGGCGCCGGTGCAAACCAGCGGCACTTCGAGCTGCCAGCTCACCCCTTCCAGAGCGAAGTCGGCGGTGATGTGGGCGCCGTCGGCAGCCATGCTTTCGCGGATCAGGGTCGAGCCGAAGCCGCGCTGTTCTGGGGCATGGACGGGCGGGCCGCCGCGTTCGGTCCAGGTCAGCACGAGCCAGTCCGCGCGCCGGTGCCAGCTCAGTCGCACGGTCCCGATCTCGTTCGACAGGGCGCCGTACTTGTGCGCGTTGGTGGCCAGTTCGTGAAGGATCAGCGAGAAGCGCAAGGCCAGTTCGGGTGGCAGGTTGACATCGCTGCCGTCGAGCACCAGCCGGTCTTCGCTGATTGCACCTATCGCGACCTGTTCGGCAACGAGACGGCGCAGGCTGGCGCTTTCCCATGTCGTCGCGCTGAGCAACGAATGCGCGCGAGAGAGCGCTTGGAGGCGACCGGTAAAGGCTTCCTGGAAATCCTTGGGCGAGCGTGCATGGCGCAGTCCCTGCGAGGCGATCGCCTGGACCGTGGCCAGCGTGTTCTTCACCCGGTGATTGAGTTCGCCGATCAGGAGGCGCTGGGTCTGCTCGGCGCGGCGCCGCTCGGTGACGTCGATCATCGAGAGCATGGTCCCCGCACTCTCCCGACCGTAGCCGGGCAGCGCGGTGCAGTACCATTCGCCCTCGCGCAGCATTCCGTCGGCGCGGCGGAAGCGGTGGTCCGTGACGAGACGCCCTTCCTCGCTGCCCAGCAGTTCGTGGATCGTGGCGATGAAGGGATCGCGATCCTCACTGGCGAGGAACGGCACGTCGGTGAGCTTGCGTCCGATCATGTCGTCCATCGAGAAGCCGATCGTACGCTCGGCGCCCTTGTACCAGCTTACGATGCGCAAGTCGGCATCGACCTCGATCGTGGCGAGCGGCGAATTGTCGCCATAGGCGCGCAGTCGGCCCAGCGCCATGCCGAGGGCGTCGCGCTGGTTCGCGATCTCGCGACGCTGGCGGGCGAGTTCGATGAAGACCGCGATCTTCGAATTGAGGATGGTGATGTCGAGCGGCTTGTGCAGGTAGTCGACCGCGCCCGTCTCGAAGCCGCGGAAGCGGCGCTGCTCGTCCTTGGCGATGGCGGTGAGGAAGATGATCGGCACGCCGCGGGTGCGCTCCGTTCCGCGCATCAGCTCGGCCAGTTCGAAGCCGTCCATCTCGGGCATCTGCACATCGAGCAGGGCGAGAGCGAAATCGTCGCGCAGCATCAGTTCGAGCGCTTCAAAGCCGGACTGGGCCGTGACCAATTCGACGCCGGGCTGGTCCAGCGCTGCCTCGAGCGCGACCAGGTTTTCCATCACGTCGTCGACGGCGAGGATTCTGAGCGGCTCATTCGGCAAGGGTGGCCTCCTGGACATTGAGGGAATTGCGGCGCCAGATTTTTGCATCGGGGGAGAACTCGGAGAACTGGTCGGCCTGGCTCGAGAAGTGGACGGTTTCGCGCGACCCCAGGCCGAGGAAGCCGCCGGGCGGCAGCGAGCGGGCGAACAGGCCGAAGGCCCGGTCCTGCAGGGCGCGGTCGAAGTAGATCAGCACGTTGCGGCTCGAGACAAGCTGAACCTCGGAGAAGACCGCGTCGCTGGCCAGGTTGTGATCGGCAAAGACCACGCGGCGGCGCAGGCTCGGATCGAAGCGCGCGACGCCGTAGCTGGCAGTGTAGTAATCCGAGAGCGATGCCTTGCCGCCTGCCTCGCGGTAGTTGCGCGAGAAGCCTGCGATCCGCTCGATCTCGAATATCCCCGCCTCGGCGCGGGCGAGTGCGGCGCGGTTGATGTCCGTGCAGTAGAACATCGTGCGCTCCTCGAGCCCTTCCTCGCGGAACAGGATCGCGAGCGAGTAGAACTCCTCGCCGTTGGCGCAGCCCGCCACCCATACCTTGATCGAGGGCCAGGTGCGCAAGTGCGGGATCACGTTCTCGCGGATCGAGCGGAAGTACTCCGGGTCGCGGAACATCTCGCTAACCTGGATCGTGAGAAAGCCGATCAGCTCGGGCAGGCACGAGGTGTCATGCAAGATGTGCTCGAGCAGCCCCGAAAGGCTGGACGATCCGAAATGCGCCTTGGCGCGCTCGAGGCGGCGTAGGAGCGAGGCGCGCGAGTAATCGCGGAAATCGTACTGGTAGCGCCGCCAGATCGCCTCGATCAGCAGGTCCAGCTCGATCTCTTCGAGTGTCTCGTCGGAGCGATGCAGCATCATCGCGGCATCCAGACCCTGACGAGGCTGAGCAGCTTGTCGATGTCGAGCGGCTTGGGCAGATAATCGTTCGCGCCCGCCTCGAGGCAGTCACGGTGATCGCGTTCCATCGCCTTTGCGGTCAGCGCGATGATCGGCAGGTTGGCCAGACCGTCCTGCTTGCGGATCTCGCGCATGCAGGTGAGCCCGTCCATCTCGGGCATCATCACGTCCATCAGGACGAGATCGATCGCGCGTCCGTCGCTGTCGGCGGCACGGGCCAGCTCATCGAGCGCCTCGAGACCGTTGCGTGCGATACGCACGTTGACCCCGTGCGGTTCGAGCACCGAAGTGAGCGCGTAGACGTTGCGGATGTCGTCCTCGACCACCAGCACCTGTCGCCCCTCCAGCGCGGCGTCGCGGCCGAGCGAGCGCACGATCAGCTGCTGCTTGTCGTCGGGCAGCTCGGAGACGACCTGGTGCAGGAACAGAGTGACCTCGTCGAGCAGGCGTTCGGGGCTCTTGGCGCCCTTGACGATGATCGACTTGGAATAGCGGCGCAGGCGCATTTCCTGCTCGGAGGAGAGGTCCGAGCCGGTATAGACGATGACCGGCGGGAAGCTGACCGTGTCGTCGCCCGAGAGACGCTCGAGCAGGTCGAGCCCGCTCATGTCGGGCAGGTTGAGGTCGAGCACCATGCAATCGAAGGTGCCCGAACCGAGGCTCTCGAGGCATTCCGCGGCAGAGTGCACCTCGACCGTCTCGACATCGCGCGAGGCGAGCAGCTGGTGGATCGCCTCGGCCTGGATGGCGTCGTCCTCGACCACCAGCACGCGGCGAAGGCGCTGGGCCATGCGTGCTTCGAGCCCTTCGAGCATGTCGACCAGCGTGTCGCGGCTGACCGGCTTGAACAGGTAACCCACTGCACCGCTTGCAAGGGCTGCGTGGTTGTCGTGGTCGGCCGAGACAATGTGCACCGGGATGTGGCGCGTGCGCGTGTCGCGCTTGATCCGGTCGAGCACCGAGAGCCCGGTGTGGTCGGGCAGGTGCATGTCGAGAATCACGGCCTGCGGCAGGTACTGGCGCGCGAGCAGCGCGCCTTCGTCGGCCGTGTCGGCGACGAGGCACTGGAAGCCGGTCTCGTGCGCGATGTCGGCGAGAATGCGCGCGAAGGCGGGGTCATCCTCGACGATCAGGATGACGCGCGAGTCTCCGGTGAGTACTTCACGGTCGTCGCTGATCGCGGTCCGGCGCGGCGCGGTGCTCTCGCCACCATTGTCGCTCGTGCGCGTTGCATCGCTCTCTCGCACCCGGCGCGGCGCGGCGCGCGAGCGGGAGAGGGCGCCGCTGCTGCGCTGCTCCCCGGTATCGGCAGGCTCGGCGAGGCGGACGGGAACGGTGAGGGTGAAAGCGCTTCCCTTGCCCGGCTCGCTCTCCAGAGTGATCTCGCCTCCGAGCAGCTGGGCAAGCTCGCGCGAAATCGACAGGCCAAGGCCGGTGCCACCATACTTGCGCGCGATGCCGCCATCGGCCTGGCGGAAGGCCTCGAAGATCGCCTCGCGCTGGTCTTCGGGAATACCGGTGCCGGTATCGCGTACGGTAAAGGCTATCTGGTCTTCGCTCGCCGGTGCGGTCTCGATCGCGACATGACCCGAAGCGGTGAACTTGAGGGCGTTCGACAGGAAGTTCTTGAGAACCTGTTCGAGCCTGAGCGGATCGGTGCGGATGACCTGCGGGGTGGTCTCGTCGCGCTGGATGAGCAGGTCGATGCCCTTTTCCGCCGCGGTCGGCGCGAACGTGTCGCGCAGCTTCGCGAGCAGGTCGCCGACCGGCATGTCGTGGGCGTCGAGCTCGAGGTGCCCGGCCTCGATTTTGGAAATGTCGAGCACATCGTTGATCAGCACGAGCAGGTCGTTGCCCGAGGTCTCGATGGTCTGGGCGAAGCGGACCTGGTCCTCGGTGAGGTTGCGCTCGCGATTGTCGGCGAGCAGCCGGGCCATGATCAGCAGCGAGTTGAGCGGGGTGCGCAGCTCGTGGCTCATGTTGGCGAGGAATTCCGACTTGTAGCGGCTCGCCTCTTCGAGCTCTTCGGCCTGCTTGCGCAGGCGCGCCTGAACGCGCGCCATCTCGTCGCGCTGGGCCTCGAGCGAGGTAGCCTGTTCCTCGAGCTGCGCGTTTGAGCGCTCCAGTTCGGCCTGCTGGTCCTCGAGCTGGGCCTGCGACTTCTGCAATAGGCGGGTCTGAGCCTCCAGCTCGTCGTTGGTGGCGCGCAGTTCCTCACCCTGGTTCTGCAGCTCCTCGGCCTGCTGCTGGGTCTCGGACAGCAGGCGTTCGAGGCGGGCGCGATACTTGGCCGCGCGCAGCGTCACGCCAAGGTTCGCGCCGATCTCCTCGAGGAATTCGCGGGCGTCCTCGGGACGCGCGCGCGGGTCCGAGAGGAAGCCCATCTCGATCACGGCATTGACTGCGCCATCCACCCGAGCAGCGGAGAAGACGAGGGTGTCGGGCGTTGCCCGCCCAAGCGCCGAGCCGAAAGTGAAATAGCCCGGGGGTACATCGGTGAGGATGCGGCTCTCGCCGTCGCCGAGCACTTCGCCGAGAAGACCATCGCCGCGGGCAATGGTGTCGGGCAGACCTGCTTCGGGCGGGACGCCGTAACTGGCGGCGCGGCGGAACGTGCCTTCTTCGTTGACGTAGATGACGGCAGCGGCTGCGCCGTAGCGCCGCGCGATGAAGCCCAGCGCGCGGTTACCCAGTTCGCCCAGTTCGAGATTGCCCGCGATCTCGCGCGACAGCTCGGTCTCGGCCTCGCGCATCAGTTGGTGTTCGCGATTGGCCTTGCGGAACGAGATGAAGGCCATGCCGATGCCCGAGAGCAGCAGGTTGGTGACGCAGGCGAGGGTGCGGTTGAGCAGGGCGACCGCATCGGCAATGCCATCGGGGGCGAGCACGTAGCCGAGCACGATCAGCACGGTTGCCGCCGCCGCTGTTGCCAGCGGCACGAGCCGGTTCGGCGCGAGATAGGCGATGACCGTCGGGATCAGGTAGGCGACCCAGGTCGCGGTCCCGAGTGGGAAGGTCGAGTCGGCCAGAAACGTCAGGCCAAGCAGGACAAAGAGCAGGATGTAGAGAAGGGGCTTCGATTCCAATGCGCGCGCGGTCGCCATCAATAACTCTCTCGGGGCAAGCCCTGTGCAACAGGGCGGTGCCGGATTGTCATTGCGCACGCCCCCTTAAATGGAGCTACGAACGTCGTAAGTTGCCATTGGTTCCGGAAAAATTTTCCCGTGTTCGTTTTCCGGGCGCAAGGGGGGGTGCGCGGCCTGGAGAATGGCAGTCTTGCGTTATTTCGTCAGGCCGAGCGCGCCACGATCGGCACGCGCGGCAGCCAGGTCGGTGCGCGCACCGGCGATGCGGGCCATAGCCTCGATCAGCTTGACCTGTGCATCGGTGGCGGTCTCCTCGCGCTGGTTGACGAGAAAGAAATCGCTTGAGCCCAGTTCGAAGCGGCGGCGCTCCGCCACGGCGAGACGGCGGGCGAGGTCGCGCTCGCGCGTGGAGGTATCGACCAGTCTACGCGCACCCTCGACCGCGATGCCGAGACCGGCGACCTCGGCGCGGATCTGGTCGCGCAGGTAGTCCTGCTTGATCGAGAGCTCGTCGATCTTGGCCTCGGCCTCGGCAAGCTTGCCGCGTGCGGCGCGATTCTGAAGCGGGACGGTGAAGCGAAAGCCCAGCTTGACCTCGAAGGGGGTACGGCTGGACCCGCCAAGACCTTCGGCGCCGATGTCCTTGCCAGCTTCGCCGAAGGCATCGAGGCGCGGGCGCAGGTCGTTCTCGGCAAGCGCCAGCCCGGTCGTGGCCTGGTCGATCTGTTCGAGCAGGATCTGCATGTCGGGCCGGTCCTCGATGGTGAAGTCGGCATCGAGCGCCATCGCTGAAAAGGCGCCGATGCTCTCGGGCAGACGCTCGGGGCCGACGATGCGAGGGGTGCCGTTGGCATCGCGATAGTAAAGCGAGAGGCCGTTGGCAGCAGCGCGGAAATCCTGTTCGGCCTGCACCACCAGCGCAGTACGCTTGACGAGGTTCTGCTCGTTCTCGACCAGCAGGATCTCGGGCCGTGCACCCAGTTGCACCTGCCGCGTTATCGCCCGGTTACGGGTTTCGGCCAGGGCGAGAAGCTCCTCGTAGGCGCGCAGCTTGAGCCCGGCGCTGACCCATTTCTGGTAGGCGGCAGCGGCGCGGGCCTGGACCCCGATCGCAGTGGCCTGCGCCTCGAAACGGGCGATGTCGATGTCGTTGGCCGCGAGCATGGTCTTGGAGCGGCGCGCGTCGATCAGGCGGTCGCGCAGCAGCGAATAGAGCGCGCCGACCTTAAGTTCGCCCAGCTTGTTGGTGTATTTCTCGTCCTCGTAGACCGGGAAGCTGCCGCGCGATGCACGGTACTTGCCATAGACGTAGCCGCCATTGGTGGAGAGCGGCTGCTTGGCTTCGCCATGGACTTCGCTGCCATCGTAATAGCCCTCGACACGGCTTGTGCCCTCGGCCGAGAACACCGTGTCGAATGCCCCCTGCGCCGAGAGCGCGCGGGCTTCGGCCTGCCGGGTGCGGGTGAGGGCGGCGATGATCTGCGGGGCGGTCGCCGCCGAGGCATCGAGCACCTCGTCGAGCGTGAGGACGCCCTCGCTCGGGCCGTAGTCGACCGGGCCGGCCGCAGCGGCGGGCATGGCAGGCGTGGCCGCGGCGCTCGTGCTTTCCTGTGCAGCAAGCGGGGCGGCGGCGAGCAGCATGGCCGGAAGGCCAGCGCCGAGCAGGGCGGTCAGCAGGACGGA is a window of Novosphingobium aureum DNA encoding:
- a CDS encoding CheR family methyltransferase — its product is MMLHRSDETLEEIELDLLIEAIWRRYQYDFRDYSRASLLRRLERAKAHFGSSSLSGLLEHILHDTSCLPELIGFLTIQVSEMFRDPEYFRSIRENVIPHLRTWPSIKVWVAGCANGEEFYSLAILFREEGLEERTMFYCTDINRAALARAEAGIFEIERIAGFSRNYREAGGKASLSDYYTASYGVARFDPSLRRRVVFADHNLASDAVFSEVQLVSSRNVLIYFDRALQDRAFGLFARSLPPGGFLGLGSRETVHFSSQADQFSEFSPDAKIWRRNSLNVQEATLAE
- a CDS encoding response regulator; the encoded protein is MPNEPLRILAVDDVMENLVALEAALDQPGVELVTAQSGFEALELMLRDDFALALLDVQMPEMDGFELAELMRGTERTRGVPIIFLTAIAKDEQRRFRGFETGAVDYLHKPLDITILNSKIAVFIELARQRREIANQRDALGMALGRLRAYGDNSPLATIEVDADLRIVSWYKGAERTIGFSMDDMIGRKLTDVPFLASEDRDPFIATIHELLGSEEGRLVTDHRFRRADGMLREGEWYCTALPGYGRESAGTMLSMIDVTERRRAEQTQRLLIGELNHRVKNTLATVQAIASQGLRHARSPKDFQEAFTGRLQALSRAHSLLSATTWESASLRRLVAEQVAIGAISEDRLVLDGSDVNLPPELALRFSLILHELATNAHKYGALSNEIGTVRLSWHRRADWLVLTWTERGGPPVHAPEQRGFGSTLIRESMAADGAHITADFALEGVSWQLEVPLVCTGAENDETGAAPLGSPAAGDAGGMPDMSGLARVSPPGEPMQAPGFSGEPLAAALVEADNDRLAHSQNAPALAVGAAIPVAPALQTSRQTSGSAGEPPHDAPDSAHPLPVVPVASDAPATGPATAQGDDTARESTRDTAPARPDAATTGFKVLIVEDEPLVAMELAMEIEDAGGLPLGPATSCEQALSMIARENPDVALLDGNLNGERITPVADELAARATPFAFVSGYDREHLPENHAQRPMIAKPFMGSEVSAMITRLSQEAHSGATRVQPVSGEN
- a CDS encoding response regulator; translation: MATARALESKPLLYILLFVLLGLTFLADSTFPLGTATWVAYLIPTVIAYLAPNRLVPLATAAAATVLIVLGYVLAPDGIADAVALLNRTLACVTNLLLSGIGMAFISFRKANREHQLMREAETELSREIAGNLELGELGNRALGFIARRYGAAAAVIYVNEEGTFRRAASYGVPPEAGLPDTIARGDGLLGEVLGDGESRILTDVPPGYFTFGSALGRATPDTLVFSAARVDGAVNAVIEMGFLSDPRARPEDAREFLEEIGANLGVTLRAAKYRARLERLLSETQQQAEELQNQGEELRATNDELEAQTRLLQKSQAQLEDQQAELERSNAQLEEQATSLEAQRDEMARVQARLRKQAEELEEASRYKSEFLANMSHELRTPLNSLLIMARLLADNRERNLTEDQVRFAQTIETSGNDLLVLINDVLDISKIEAGHLELDAHDMPVGDLLAKLRDTFAPTAAEKGIDLLIQRDETTPQVIRTDPLRLEQVLKNFLSNALKFTASGHVAIETAPASEDQIAFTVRDTGTGIPEDQREAIFEAFRQADGGIARKYGGTGLGLSISRELAQLLGGEITLESEPGKGSAFTLTVPVRLAEPADTGEQRSSGALSRSRAAPRRVRESDATRTSDNGGESTAPRRTAISDDREVLTGDSRVILIVEDDPAFARILADIAHETGFQCLVADTADEGALLARQYLPQAVILDMHLPDHTGLSVLDRIKRDTRTRHIPVHIVSADHDNHAALASGAVGYLFKPVSRDTLVDMLEGLEARMAQRLRRVLVVEDDAIQAEAIHQLLASRDVETVEVHSAAECLESLGSGTFDCMVLDLNLPDMSGLDLLERLSGDDTVSFPPVIVYTGSDLSSEQEMRLRRYSKSIIVKGAKSPERLLDEVTLFLHQVVSELPDDKQQLIVRSLGRDAALEGRQVLVVEDDIRNVYALTSVLEPHGVNVRIARNGLEALDELARAADSDGRAIDLVLMDVMMPEMDGLTCMREIRKQDGLANLPIIALTAKAMERDHRDCLEAGANDYLPKPLDIDKLLSLVRVWMPR